The sequence ATAACCGGCCTCGGTCAGCGTCGTCGCATCGGCCATCGTGAACGGCACGTCGAGGATGCGCGCCAGAGTCTGGGCGAGCAAGGTCTTGCCGCAGCCGGTCGGGCCGACGAGCAGGATGTTCGACTTGGCGAGTTCGACGTCCGCACCCTTGGCGCCGTGGTTGAGCCGCTTGTAGTGGTTATGGACCGCGACCGAGAGCACGCGCTTGGCCTGCTTCTGGCCGATCACATAATCGTCGAGAACGTCGCAGATCTCCTGCGGCGTCGGCACGCCGCCGTCCTTCTTCGAGACAAGCGCCGACTTGGTCTCCTCGCGAATGATGTCGTTGCACAGTTCGACGCACTCGTCGCAGATGAACACGGTCGGGCCGGCGATGAGCTTGCGCACCTCGTGCTGCGACTTGCCGCAGAACGAGCAATAAAGCGTGCTCTTGGAATCGCCGCCGCTGAGCTTCGTCATTCAATTCTCTCCCGTGCGCTGCGTGCGCACGTTACGCCACCCGCCAAGATACACGCGGGCAAATCTCGGGCAATCCGGAATCGGATATAGCCCAGCTTGGTTAAGCAGTGGCTGACGAACCGTCTTCCGACGGCGTCGGCCGCTTTTCGAACACCTCGTCGACCAGCCCGAACGCCTTGGCCTCTTCCGCTTCGAGGAACGTGTCGCGGTCCATCGCCCGTTCGATTTCCTCGAGCGGCTTGCCGGTATACTTCACATATAGCGCGTTCATCCGGTCCTTGATGCGCTGGATTTCCTTGGCCTGGATCTGGATGTCCGAGGCCATACCCTGCGCACCGCCCGAGGGCTGGTGGATCATGATCCGCGAATTGGTCAGCGCCACGCGCATCCCCGGCTCGCCGGCCGCGAGCAGAAAACTGCCCATCGACGCCGCCTGGCCGATACAGACCGTGCCTACCTTTGGGCGGATATACTGCATGGTGTCGTGGATCGCCATGCCCGCGGTGACCACGCCACCCGGCGAATTGATGTACATCCAGATATCCTTCTTCGGGTTCTCGGACTCGAGGAAGAGCAGCTGCGCGGTGATCAGCGATGCCATGCCATCCTCGACCCCGCCGGTGACGAAGATGATGCGCTCACGGAGCAGCCGCGAGAAGATGTCGAAGCTGCGCTCGCCGCGGCTCGATTGTTCGATGACGATCGGAACGAGACCGCCGGTGATGGGGTCAATGGTCATCTTGCCTTCAAGCGGATGCATAAGGGGAAATCTCTTTGGTTGTGTTTTGCCCGGCAACTACATCGGCGCTTGGTTAGCGCCGCGCAAGGGGTGAACGCGGTGAAAGGGCAGGCTTAACGGGCACTCTTGTCGAAGTCTGCACGAAAGCGCACATCGTTACGCATGAGCAAGGTTCTCGTCACCGGCGGTTCGGGCTTCGTCGGAAGCCATGTCATCCTCCAACTCCTCGCCGCAGGCCACCTCGTCCGCACCACCGTTCGCAGCCTGTCGCGTGAGAATGAAGTCCGCGCGATGCTCGAACGCGCCGGCGCCGACACCTACCGGCTGGGCTTCGCCGCCGCCGATCTGGAGCGGGACGCCGGCTGGGCCGAGGCGGCGGCCGACTGCGACTATGTCCAGCACGTCGCCTCGCCCTTCCCGATCAGCCAGCCCAAGGATGAGCAGGAACTGATCCGTCCGGCGGTGGACGGCACGCTCAGGGTGTTGCGCGCCGCGCGCGATGCCGGCGTCAAACGCGTGGTGTTGACCTCATCCTTCGCCGCGATCGGCTATGGTCATGGCCAGCGCTCCACCGCCTACACCGAGGAGGACTGGACGGACGTCAACGGCCCCTCGGTCCAGCCTTATATGAAGTCCAAGACATTGGCGGAACGCGCCGCATGGAATTTCATCGCCACCGAAGGTGGCGGCATGGAACTGGCGGTGGTCAATCCGGTCGGCATCTTCGGGCCCGCGCTGGGCAAGTATCTATCGACCTCAGTCGAGCTGGTGCGGCGGATGATGACGGGCAAGTTGCCCGGCACCCCCGATCTGTGGCTGGGCGTGATCGACGTCCGCGACGTCGCCAGCCTGCAGGTCCAGGCGATGACCGATCCGGCCGCAGCGGGTGAGCGCTTCCTCGCGGTGGCGGGCGAACCGGTCTCGTTCCACCAGATGGCGCTGATCCTCCACGATCATTTCGGCAGCAAGGTGCCGCGCCAGATGCCCGACTGGGCGATCCGCGCGCTGGCGCTGATCAACCCGATGGCGCGCGAGGCCGTCCCCCGCCTGGGCATTCGTGGCCGCGCGAGCAATGACAAGGCGCGCGCTTTGGGCTGGACGCCACGGAGCAACGAGGAAGCGATCGCCGCGACCGCCAGGTCGCTGCGGGAATTGAAGCTGGTCTAGCCGCGCAGCGGCCCCGGCACACCCAGATAGGCCAGCCGGCGCACTTCGCGCCGACCGCGCACAACCGTATCCAGGATCAGCCCGGTAAACAGGTTGAGGAAGGCGAGGATCATCAGCCCGGTCGAAAGGATCGCGGTCGGGAAGCGTGGCACGGTGTGGGTGTCAAGAAACGTCAGCACAAGCGGCACACTGAGCCCGATCGCCGCCAACGCGAACGCCGCCGCGATCAGCCCGAAAAACAGCATCGGCCGCTCGATCCGGTAGAGCGTCAGGATCGTCCGGGCGATGCGGAAGCCGTCCGAATAGGTGCTGAGCTTGGAGACCGAACCATCGGGCCGGGCGAAATAGCGCGTTTCCACCTCGCCGACCGGCATCTTGAGCTCCAGTGCATGGACGCTGATCTCGGTCTCGATCTCGAAGCCCGACGACAGCACCGGAAAGCTCTTCACGAAGCGGCGCGAAAACACCCGGTAGCCCGAGAAGATATCGGTGAAGCTGCGCCCGAACAGCCGCGCCAGCAGCCCGGTCATCATCCGATTGCCGAGGACGTGCCCGCGCCGATAGGCCTCCGCTGCTTCGTGGACGCGGGTGCCGACGATCATGTCGAGGCCTTCCTCCTGCGCCCGAGCGACCATCGCCGCCGCGGAATCAGGATCGTAGGTCGCATCGCCATCGGCCATCACATAGATATCGGCGTCGATATCGGCGAACATCCGCCGGACGACATTGCCCTTGCCCTGCATCCGCTCGCTGCGGACCACGGCGCCGGCGGCCCGCGCCACCTCGATGGTGCGATCGCGGCTGTTATTGTCGTAGACGTAGATTGTCGCGGTTGGCAGCGCCGCGCGGAAACCGGCGACCGTCTGCGCGATCGCCGCTTCCTCGTTATAGCAGGGCAGCAGCACTGCGATGCGCGGTTCGGTCACCCCATACCCCCAAATCGTCACCCCGGCCTTGTGCCGGGGTCCACCGGGAGGCCAGGTGAGACGCTAGAGCCTCTTGCCGCATAGCTAGCGGCACCGTGGACCCCGGCACAAGGCCGAGGCGACGGGTTGGCTTACTTCTTCTTCGCCGGCGCCTTCTTCGCGGCCGGCTTTTCGTCGGCAGCCTTTTCCACCTTCGGCTCGGCGGCCTTCTTGGTCGCGGCCTTCTTCACCGGCTCGGCGACGACGGCCTCTTCCTTCGGCGCCTTGGCCGGCTTGTCAGCCTTGGACGGCGCGGCCTTGGTCGCGTCCTTTTTGGCCGGCTCTTCCGCCTTGGCCTTCTCGGCCTTGGGCTTGGCGGCCGCCTTCTTGCCCTTGGGCTTGTGGTTGTCGTGATCGTGGTGATGCGTGCCGGTGTCGAAA is a genomic window of Sphingomonas sp. containing:
- a CDS encoding ATP-dependent Clp protease proteolytic subunit, which encodes MTIDPITGGLVPIVIEQSSRGERSFDIFSRLLRERIIFVTGGVEDGMASLITAQLLFLESENPKKDIWMYINSPGGVVTAGMAIHDTMQYIRPKVGTVCIGQAASMGSFLLAAGEPGMRVALTNSRIMIHQPSGGAQGMASDIQIQAKEIQRIKDRMNALYVKYTGKPLEEIERAMDRDTFLEAEEAKAFGLVDEVFEKRPTPSEDGSSATA
- a CDS encoding aldehyde reductase: MSKVLVTGGSGFVGSHVILQLLAAGHLVRTTVRSLSRENEVRAMLERAGADTYRLGFAAADLERDAGWAEAAADCDYVQHVASPFPISQPKDEQELIRPAVDGTLRVLRAARDAGVKRVVLTSSFAAIGYGHGQRSTAYTEEDWTDVNGPSVQPYMKSKTLAERAAWNFIATEGGGMELAVVNPVGIFGPALGKYLSTSVELVRRMMTGKLPGTPDLWLGVIDVRDVASLQVQAMTDPAAAGERFLAVAGEPVSFHQMALILHDHFGSKVPRQMPDWAIRALALINPMAREAVPRLGIRGRASNDKARALGWTPRSNEEAIAATARSLRELKLV
- a CDS encoding glycosyltransferase family 2 protein; translation: MTEPRIAVLLPCYNEEAAIAQTVAGFRAALPTATIYVYDNNSRDRTIEVARAAGAVVRSERMQGKGNVVRRMFADIDADIYVMADGDATYDPDSAAAMVARAQEEGLDMIVGTRVHEAAEAYRRGHVLGNRMMTGLLARLFGRSFTDIFSGYRVFSRRFVKSFPVLSSGFEIETEISVHALELKMPVGEVETRYFARPDGSVSKLSTYSDGFRIARTILTLYRIERPMLFFGLIAAAFALAAIGLSVPLVLTFLDTHTVPRFPTAILSTGLMILAFLNLFTGLILDTVVRGRREVRRLAYLGVPGPLRG